One genomic window of Salvia miltiorrhiza cultivar Shanhuang (shh) chromosome 4, IMPLAD_Smil_shh, whole genome shotgun sequence includes the following:
- the LOC131020492 gene encoding putative HVA22-like protein g, with amino-acid sequence MIEELITRTLILVFGYAYPAFQCFKTIEKNKVTVPELRFWCQYWVIVALISILEKVLDIFISWVPFYRGIKLILYIYLWHPGTKGSTYMYDTAVQPYVSRHEATIDRGIAELKERAWNLALSYWYNCADMSSKKVLQCLQLLMTQVMNAALSRPQSQEAQSNDTSTPTPPSTPSGIFKRNVSEKRRPPVVPPGTVGSPTPKSDTTKVKLHNQAQFIHNDEAPTKQEKSENDQDFLAAKVKLRRVSNKE; translated from the exons ATGATTGAGGAATTAATTACCAGGACCTTGAT ATTGGTCTTTGGATATGCATATCCTGCATTCCAATGTTTCAAAACTATAGAGAAAAATAAAGTTACGGTCCCAGAACTCAGGTTTTGGTGCCAATATTG GGTGATTGTGGCGTTGATATCAATTCTGGAAAAAGTTCttgatatatttatttcatG GGTGCCTTTCTACCGAGGGATAAAGTTAATCCTGTACATTTACTTGTGGCATCCCGGTACAAAG GGGAGTACCTACATGTACGACACGGCGGTGCAACCGTATGTGTCGAGGCATGAGGCAACAATAGATCGGGGCATTGCAGAATTGAAGGAGAGAGCGTGGAATTTGGCACTTAGTTATTGGTATAACTGCGCAGATATGAGCTCCAAAAAAGTTCTACAATGCCTTCAATTATTGATGACTCAAGTCATGAATGCTGCATTATCACGCCCTCAATCACAG GAGGCTCAATCCAACGACACTTCGACGCCAACGCCGCCGAGCACGCCTTCTGGAATCTTCAAGAGAAACGTTTCCGAGAAGCGGCGGCCGCCTGTTGTGCCGCCGGGAACCGTCGGTAGCCCAACCCCCAAATCCGACACTACGAAAGTGAAACTCCATAATCAAGCACAATTTATTCATAACGATGAGGCGCCtactaagcaagagaaatcagAAAACGACCAGGATTTCCTTGCTGCCAAGGTCAAGCTCAGGCGCGTCAGCAACAAAGAGTAA
- the LOC131023607 gene encoding uncharacterized protein LOC131023607 — protein sequence MNPNPLNSEVPASMADVVVSIPAQPSEHPLLRRRSSIPSSIVVAPTKLNLLYHHHHSSSTTTSATTSSSSDDLELLSIKPNSHSYTSLKDLLPTTAVNSPRPSSTQGGSDICIRNRLVKQAAWAYLQPMSTSPGSADGGFLGRICPRLAALFDLVRRSVARAINWTLQIVWIRCSR from the coding sequence atgaatccaAATCCTCTCAACTCTGAAGTCCCGGCCTCCATGGCAGACGTCGTCGTATCGATACCGGCGCAGCCTAGCGAGCATCCGCTCCTCCGCCGCCGGAGTTCAATCCCCTCCTCGATCGTAGTAGCGCCGACCAAGCTCAATCTCCtctaccaccaccaccacagcTCGTCGACGACGACCTCCGCCACCACGTCGTCGTCTTCCGACGATCTCGAGCTGCTGTCGATCAAGCCTAATTCTCACAGCTACACCTCGCTGAAGGACCTCCTCCCGACGACGGCGGTCAACTCGCCGCGGCCGAGCTCCACGCAGGGCGGATCCGATATCTGCATCCGGAACCGCCTCGTCAAGCAGGCGGCGTGGGCGTACCTCCAGCCGATGTCCACCTCCCCCGGCTCTGCCGACGGTGGCTTCCTCGGCCGCATCTGCCCGCGCCTCGCCGCCTTGTTTGACCTGGTCCGCCGCAGCGTCGCTCGGGCCATCAATTGGACGCTCCAGATTGTGTGGATTCGCTGCTCCAGATAG